The following coding sequences lie in one Vitis vinifera cultivar Pinot Noir 40024 chromosome 19, ASM3070453v1 genomic window:
- the LOC104877499 gene encoding uncharacterized protein LOC104877499 isoform X1 produces MAQEEQNHRCSGSSSGGGGGGGGGGRPSKKPKQKKIPQRGLGVAQLEKIRLEEQNKKNSPAAFFSDSSTLSSSNPSYSSLSLPNYHHSHSSSLIPFPSPSPPNLHSPTSQFRPPNIDVAHSNTVPLPNPISNGGFKIGFSPSIPVSGHGHVPKLWNHELNLEGENPRVDHGLVFQPPYESNPIWPLPTLMQRAQPYQQPSSSMVNVSSGTSSSPIPNFQIEPPSNQSYYGNNYTSMWPEEEKMVGVKRPYPFSLDNPPGPSFNSKFPTFDAPIRSDESASYGNGGTFILDVGNAIFREGPSCSTSLSEIESKKGIRENGGSNGDFLTLAPPSITSPHPNTRSKQPPGHPAYYNKDSSEFESLPYQVKLKQHNPAFHFPTPFPTPNLIISNSCFKGNTGDPIRPHPTGPLQHQQQWQQLPFYNFLQPANPQNGPAATSSSNCNGGEVGGSVDLNLKL; encoded by the exons ATGGCACAGGAGGAGCAAAACCATAGGTGTAGTGGGAGTAGCAGTGGCGgtggtggaggaggaggaggaggaggaaggcccagcaaaaagccaaaacagAAGAAAATCCCACAGAGGGGACTTGGTGTGGCACAGCTTGAGAAAATTAGATTGGaagaacaaaacaagaaaaacagtCCTGCTGCATTTTTCTCAGATTCCTCCACCTTATCCTCATCCAACCCTTCATATTCATCACTCTCACTCCCCAATTACCACCACTCCCACTCTTCCTCATTAATCCCTTTTCCTTCTCCCTCCCCACCCAATCTTCATTCCCCGACCTCTCAATTTAGGCCCCCAAATATAGATGTTGCCCACTCAAACACTGTTCCATTGCCCAACCCAATCTCCAATGGGGGATTTAAGATTGGGTTTTCGCCTTCCATACCAGTCTCTGGCCATGGACATGTTCCCAAATTGTGGAACCATGAGTTAAATCTTGAGGGGGAGAATCCTAGAGTGGATCATGGGCTAGTTTTTCAGCCGCCTTATGAATCAAACCCCATTTGGCCTCTCCCTACTCTGATGCAAAGGGCACAACCATATCAGCAACCTTCTTCTTCAATG GTCAATGTCTCATCAGGAACTTCATCATCACCTATACCAAATTTTCAGATAGAGCCCCCTTCAAACCAAAGCTATTATGGCAACAACTACACATCCATGTGGCCAGAGGAAGAGAAG atGGTTGGGGTGAAGAGGCCATACCCATTCTCTCTGGACAATCCACCAGGCCCCTCTTTCAACTCCAAATTTCCTACCTTTGATGCTCCTATAAGATCAGATGAATCAGCTTCATATGGAAATGGAGGCACATTCATTTTGGATGTCGGAAATGCCATTTTCAG AGAAGGCCCTTCATGCTCAACTTCATTGTCTGAAATTGAATCAAAGAAAGGCATTAGAGAAAATGGGGGTTCCAATGGGGACTTTCTCACATTGGCACCTCCCTCCATCACTTCACCACACCCAAATACAAGATCAAAGCAGCCTCCTGGTCATCCAGCCTACTACAACAAAGACTCCTCCGAATTCGAGTCCTTGCCCTACCAAGTAAAGCTCAAACAACACAATCCCGCCTTCCATTTCCCAACCCCTTTTCCAACTCCCAATCTCATTATCTCCAATTCTTGTTTTAAGGGAAACACGGGCGACCCAATTAGGCCGCACCCAACAGGGCCACTCCAGCATCAGCAGCAGTGGCAGCAGCTGCCTTTCTACAATTTCCTGCAGCCGGCAAACCCGCAAAATGGCCCAGCAGCAACCAGTTCAAGCAATTGCAATGGTGGGGAAGTAGGAGGAAGTGTTGACCTCAACCTAAAGTTGTAA
- the LOC104877499 gene encoding protein SPEAR2 isoform X2 has product MAQEEQNHRCSGSSSGGGGGGGGGGRPSKKPKQKKIPQRGLGVAQLEKIRLEEQNKKNSPAAFFSDSSTLSSSNPSYSSLSLPNYHHSHSSSLIPFPSPSPPNLHSPTSQFRPPNIDVAHSNTVPLPNPISNGGFKIGFSPSIPVSGHGHVPKLWNHELNLEGENPRVDHGLVFQPPYESNPIWPLPTLMQRAQPYQQPSSSMVNVSSGTSSSPIPNFQIEPPSNQSYYGNNYTSMWPEEEKMVGVKRPYPFSLDNPPGPSFNSKFPTFDAPIRSDESASYGNGGTFILDVGNAIFREGPSCSTSLSEIESKKGIRENGGSNGDFLTLAPPSITSPHPNTRSKQPPGHPAYYNKDSSEFESLPYQGNTGDPIRPHPTGPLQHQQQWQQLPFYNFLQPANPQNGPAATSSSNCNGGEVGGSVDLNLKL; this is encoded by the exons ATGGCACAGGAGGAGCAAAACCATAGGTGTAGTGGGAGTAGCAGTGGCGgtggtggaggaggaggaggaggaggaaggcccagcaaaaagccaaaacagAAGAAAATCCCACAGAGGGGACTTGGTGTGGCACAGCTTGAGAAAATTAGATTGGaagaacaaaacaagaaaaacagtCCTGCTGCATTTTTCTCAGATTCCTCCACCTTATCCTCATCCAACCCTTCATATTCATCACTCTCACTCCCCAATTACCACCACTCCCACTCTTCCTCATTAATCCCTTTTCCTTCTCCCTCCCCACCCAATCTTCATTCCCCGACCTCTCAATTTAGGCCCCCAAATATAGATGTTGCCCACTCAAACACTGTTCCATTGCCCAACCCAATCTCCAATGGGGGATTTAAGATTGGGTTTTCGCCTTCCATACCAGTCTCTGGCCATGGACATGTTCCCAAATTGTGGAACCATGAGTTAAATCTTGAGGGGGAGAATCCTAGAGTGGATCATGGGCTAGTTTTTCAGCCGCCTTATGAATCAAACCCCATTTGGCCTCTCCCTACTCTGATGCAAAGGGCACAACCATATCAGCAACCTTCTTCTTCAATG GTCAATGTCTCATCAGGAACTTCATCATCACCTATACCAAATTTTCAGATAGAGCCCCCTTCAAACCAAAGCTATTATGGCAACAACTACACATCCATGTGGCCAGAGGAAGAGAAG atGGTTGGGGTGAAGAGGCCATACCCATTCTCTCTGGACAATCCACCAGGCCCCTCTTTCAACTCCAAATTTCCTACCTTTGATGCTCCTATAAGATCAGATGAATCAGCTTCATATGGAAATGGAGGCACATTCATTTTGGATGTCGGAAATGCCATTTTCAG AGAAGGCCCTTCATGCTCAACTTCATTGTCTGAAATTGAATCAAAGAAAGGCATTAGAGAAAATGGGGGTTCCAATGGGGACTTTCTCACATTGGCACCTCCCTCCATCACTTCACCACACCCAAATACAAGATCAAAGCAGCCTCCTGGTCATCCAGCCTACTACAACAAAGACTCCTCCGAATTCGAGTCCTTGCCCTACCAA GGAAACACGGGCGACCCAATTAGGCCGCACCCAACAGGGCCACTCCAGCATCAGCAGCAGTGGCAGCAGCTGCCTTTCTACAATTTCCTGCAGCCGGCAAACCCGCAAAATGGCCCAGCAGCAACCAGTTCAAGCAATTGCAATGGTGGGGAAGTAGGAGGAAGTGTTGACCTCAACCTAAAGTTGTAA
- the LOC100264164 gene encoding sodium/calcium exchanger NCL: MATTASGSVLLLLLLAAGASVDGRVISNRTSSTGLVSDGVHDHRDGSPYLLLRSFSAVSASDSCDQTYGFMPCTTTTVGNLFLILVYGYLMFLAATYLSSGSELLLELLGPGLVGGLLLPILGALPDAMLILVSGLSGSTETAQSQVSVGMGLLAGSTVMLLTIIWGTCVIVGKCDLQDSVAKDSQDTKGFSLTGSGVSTDIWTSYAAIIMVISVIPFIIVQLPQVLHSTSARRLAVLIALIVSLILLITYCLYQVFVPWIQKRRLAYAKHKHVISGLLKHLRKRALGKLLTEEGEPNEEIIRKLFHTIDENHDGNLSKAELRALIVGIQFEEIDLDKNEAVDKVMSDFDTSNDQFVDEGEFVKGISRWLMEAKRYGGSGPDAGPNSSSVLDAFHRGTKREHHRLGGDQSDEVVEAVENPKWITFKAVMMLLLGTLIAAVFADPLVDAVDNFSDATSIPTFFISFIALPLATNSSEAVSAIIFASRKKNRTTSLTFSELYGAVTMNNVLCLSVFLALVYVRGLTWDFSSEVLVIVIVCVVMGVFASFRTTFPLWTSFVALLLYPFSLALVYVLDYVLGWS; the protein is encoded by the exons ATGGCCACCACCGCTTCCGGCTCCGTCCTCCTCCTTCTGCTCCTCGCCGCCGGCGCTTCCGTCGACGGCAGAGTCATAAGCAACCGCACATCGTCCACCGGCCTAGTCTCTGACGGCGTCCACGACCACCGCGATGGCTCGCCTTATCTTCTTCTCAGATCATTTTCCGCTGTTTCAGCCTCGGATTCATGTGATCAGACGTACGGATTCATGCCCTGCACAACGACAACAGTGGGTAACCTCTTCCTCATCCTGGTCTATGGTTACCTCATGTTCCTCGCCGCAACCTATCTTTCCTCCGGCAGTGAGCTCCTGCTTGAACTCTTGGGTCCTGGCCTGGTCGGTGGCCTCTTGCTTCCCATTCTCGGCGCTCTTCCCGATGCCATGCTTATCCTTG TATCTGGCCTGTCTGGAAGTACAGAAACTGCACAGAGTCAGGTCTCTGTAGGAATGGGGTTGCTTGCTGGATCAACTGTAATGCTCCTTACAATAATATGGGGAACTTGTGTTATTGTTGGCAAGTGTGACCTTCAGGATTCAGTTGCCAAAGACTCACAAGATACCAAAGGATTTAGCCTAACCG GTTCTGGTGTTAGTACCGATATCTGGACTAGTTACGCTGCAATCATCATGGTGATATCAGTCATCCCATTTATCATTGTCCAACTACCTCAAGTTCTACATTCAACTTCAGCAAGACGCTTAGCAGTCTTGATTGCGCTTATTGTCTCCCTTATATTATTGATTACTTATTGCTTGTACCAG GTTTTTGTGCCTTGGATACAAAAGAGACGACTTGCTTATGCAAAGCATAAACATGTAATATCTGGACTTCTTAAACATTTAAGAAAGCGCGCACTCGGAAAGCTCCTAACGGAGGAAGGTGAACCTAATGAAGAAATTATAAGAAA GCTTTTTCATACAATTGATGAGAATCACGATGGGAACCTTTCAAAAGCCGAATTAAGAGCATTGATTGTAGGAATTCAGTTTGAGGAGATAGACTTGGATAAGAATGAGGCTGTGGACAAAGTGATGAGTGAttttgatacatccaatgatCAGTTTGTTGATGAGGGAGAGTTTGTCAAAGGAATTTCAAGATGGCTTATGGAAGCAAAGCGTTATGGGGGTTCTGGTCCTGATGCTGGTCCTAATTCATCAAGTGTTTTAGATGCTTTTCACAGG GGAACAAAGAGAGAGCACCATCGTTTGGGGGGGGATCAAAGTGATGAGGTGGTTGAGGCTGTGGAAAACCCGAAGTGGATTACCTTTAAAGCAGTAATGATGTTGTTGTTGGGAACTCTTATTGCAGCTGTATTTGCTGATCCCCTTGTAGATGCTGTTGACAACTTCTCTGATGCTACAAGTATTCCTACCTTCTTCATCTCATTTATTGCACTGCCCTTGGCTACCAACTCCAGTGAGGCAGTTTCAGCAATTATCTTTGCTAGCCGCAAAAAGAACAGGACTACGTCTTTGACATTTTCAGAG TTATATGGGGCGGTAACAATGAATAATGTCCTTTGCCTGTCAGTCTTCTTAGCCCTCGTTTATGTTAGGGGATTGACATGGGACTTTTCATCAGAGGTGCTGGTCATTGTCATAGTTTGCGTTGTGATGGGCGTTTTTGCCAGTTTCCGCACCACCTTCCCTCTCTGGACATCTTTTGTAGCTCTCTTGCTATACCCTTTCTCCCTGGCACTGGTTTATGTTTTGGACTATGTCCTTGGCTGGTCATAG